Proteins from one Telopea speciosissima isolate NSW1024214 ecotype Mountain lineage chromosome 1, Tspe_v1, whole genome shotgun sequence genomic window:
- the LOC122649077 gene encoding caffeic acid 3-O-methyltransferase-like, with amino-acid sequence MASAIANLGPEEFDEEEQRYLLAVQLATGSVVHKVMKAVIDLNLIDIMEKTGPEKQLSCVEIAALLPIKNNLDAPDMLDRIFRLLTSYSVFTSSQFTGDDGKVQRLYGLGPVCKHFASNEDGGLLCHLVHLTQDKVFLDSWHHLKDAVLEGGVPFNKAHGMPIYDYLGIDPRFNQIFNRAMCITSITLLKLIIEVYEGFDNVNVVVDVGGGVGKTLELITFKHPTIKGINFDLPHVIADAPPYPGVEHVVGDMFLSVPKGDIIFMKTVLHNWGDEHCLSILKNCYESLPENGKVVVLETIVPEIPETTLLAKTTLGMDLVMITQHMGGKERTEKEYKALASGAGFSGITLVFRLAAFSVMEFYK; translated from the exons ATGGCATCAGCAATAGCAAACCTGGGGCCCGAAGAATTCGACGAAGAAGAACAACGCTACTTATTAGCAGTACAACTAGCAACAGGATCGGTTGTTCATAAGGTCATGAAAGCGGTCATAGATCTAAATCTGATAGATATCATGGAAAAAACTGGTCCAGAAAAACAACTTTCCTGTGTAGAGATAGCAGCTTTGCTCCCTATAAAGAACAACCTAGATGCACCTGATATGCTTGATCGTATCTTCCGTCTCTTAACCAGCTATTCCGTATTCACTTCCTCTCAATTCACTGGTGATGATGGTAAAGTTCAAAGGCTGTATGGTTTAGGACCTGTTTGCAAACATTTTGCTTCAAATGAAGATGGAGGTTTGTTGTGTCATTTGGTTCACTTGACTCAAGATAAGGTCTTCTTGGATAGCTG GCACCACTTGAAAGATGCAGTTCTTGAAGGAGGAGTTCCATTTAACAAAGCCCATGGAATGCCAATCTATGACTACCTTGGCATTGACCCAAGGTTCAACCAAATATTCAATAGAGCAATGTGTATCACCTCCATCACATTATTGAAACTAATAATTGAGGTTTATGAGGGATTTGACAATGTGAATGTGGTGGTTGATGTGGGTGGTGGAGTAGGGAAAACTCTTGAGTTGATCACTTTCAAACACCCTACCATTAAGGGTATTAACTTTGATTTACCACATGTGATAGCTGATGCACCACCTTATCCTG GGGTGGAGCATGTTGTAGGTGATATGTTTTTGAGTGTTCCAAAAGGGGACATCATCTTTATGAAG ACCGTACTTCATAACTGGGGTGATGAGCATTGCTTGAGTATATTGAAGAATTGCTATGAATCCCTACCAGAAAATGGGAAGGTGGTTGTTTTGGAGACGATTGTTCCAGAGATACCTGAGACTACTTTGCTAGCAAAAACTACACTTGGAATGGATTTGGTTATGATTACACAACACATGGGAGGTAAGGAGAGGACTGAGAAGGAATACAAGGCCTTGGCAAGTGGTGCTGGATTTAGTGGCATTACACTCGTCTTTCGTCTTGCTGCCTTCTCTGTCATGGAATTCTATAAATAG